Within the Oryctolagus cuniculus chromosome 19, mOryCun1.1, whole genome shotgun sequence genome, the region CTCCCGGGCAGACCAGGAGACCCTGGCACGGAGATCGTGGCCGTCGCCTCCTCACCACCGGCGGCGAGTGGGGCCGCTACCGCCGCCGCCATCCGCTCCCGGCGGCTCCCGCGGCCTGACTGACGGGACCGGCCGTCCCtccgtccccctccccctcctcgggGCTGCCGTAGTCGTCTCGAGGGGGAGGAAGCGGGGTCACGGACCAGCGGACCAATCGTGGGCCCGAGACGCGACGGAAGCGGCTAATCAGAGCCCGCCGGGGGGCGGAGCCTCTGTGCCCGGAGCCCGGAGCGGGATGGGAGGGGGACTAGAATGGAGCGCACGCTAACGGCCGACGCTCCAAGCCCAGCCCGCCCCGCGCAGCCGTATCCAATCACCGTGCTTAGATGGCTTGCGATGGAGCCAATCAGGTCCAACCGGGAGGCGGGGACGACGGGGCTCCTCTAGATGGAATAGAGGCGGAGACTAGAAGCCGCAGGCCGCCCAGGGCTTCGTCCAAGGAAATCCAATTGCAAGCCAGATACAGACGAGTGATTGTCGAGAAGACCAATTAGATCCTTCGGAGGAAATCAGGCCCAGCCTCTTTCTCTGAGGGACGGGCCTACCTACCAGTAGCATGGGCGAGAAGGCGGTCCCTTCGCTAAGGAGGAGGCGGGTGAGCTAGAACTTTGAGGTAAAGAATGTGAGGGAGGCGTGCCGGGTTGGCCGAGAGAGAGCAGTGCGGGGGCTGAAGTAGCGTGGCGCACGCTGGACGCGTTAGGGAGCTAGCCAGGGAGCCAGTGTGCAGGCCGTTGTCGCAGCCGAAGGGACCGCGGGGACCGTTTCTGGCTGCGGAGGCTGAGGGGCCGCTAGGATCTCGGGTCCCGGGCGGGCGGCTTCCTGGGGGCTGTAGACACCCAGCCCGAGCAGCTCCGCGCGGCCGCAGTCGTGATGACCAGACCTGGGCTTTCTGtttttaagagagggagagacagagatcttccgtccactggttcacttcccagatgcccacagctgtCGGGGCAGgaccagacggaagccaggagcctggaactccattcgcgtctcccacatggatggcgggggcccaagaactcgcgCCATCGTCCACCGCTTTCTcgggcaccttagcagggagcaggctgggaagtagagcagtcgggattcgaactggcgctcatgtgggaCGATGGGGTTACAGCccgggcttaacccgctgtgagCCTACACTAGCCCCGTGACAGAATGAGAACAAGTTCTTCGTTTTCcaaatcaggaaactgaggcagagggcAGCCTGCAAGTTCCTGACAACCCCCAGTGCTCCAcgcagcgcccccccccccccactttgtaCAGTGACACCACCTCTTGCTTGCTCCATGGGCTAaaatggagaaagaggagggggactGAGATGCGAGACAAAACATGGCCTTCTCGGAGTTGGTAGCATCCTGGTAGCGCCATCAGCGACCGAGAGGCCACTTCTGTGCTGTCCGTGGCCCAGCCACAGGATGGCTGATGACGCTGCGTCCCTACTGCTGATTTCCTGAACATCTGTTAAGTGAACATTCCATCTTGGGTGTTGCAAACTAGGTGTTTGCTTGTCACCGTGAGCAAGGGAGTCAGATGGCGTGGTGGACAGCTTGTTCGCCAGCGCAGCTAACGAAACGGTCTATGCAGCCCTGCACAGAGGAGCTCGCTGGCCAGCAGGACTGGGTTGCTATGGGCCCCTGGAAGAGTCAGCGACGCCTGGGACTTATTGGTGCACATCTCTGGCCCCTACCTGGATggctacaacaccagctcctgtgcTTTCTCCTCGTAAatgcccccccccgcccgccccccatAAGACAAAGCTAAGAGCTCAGATTCTGGGAGGTGTCCTAAGCTGTCACAGTCAGGTCATCCCTTTCTCCTACCTCACTAGGTTGTCTTCACACGTGCAGTGTCCATACTAAGAACGCGGTCTGCTTTAGCCTTTCGCGAGACTGTGCAGAATTTGTGCTGAACTGTTCCCACTCCCATCCCGTGCATGCTTTTGTGAGCTGGGTGGGCCTGGCCCGGGTCCCCAAGAGGCCCCAGCCTGCTCAGGCGTCAAGGGTTCTGCAGTGTTTCTTTGCAGCATCGGTGCTACAAGGGCCTCAAGTGGGAAAACCTCCTGCAGGTCCCGAAAGTACAGGCCTCGTCTGCCAGGAACACAGACTTTATTTCTCCACTCAAATGCACATTCTATGAGTCGTcaggtggccagagctgagctggaacccaggagctagaAGATAAAGTCCAGAGCCAGGTTAAGGGGAACAGGTCACAGTGGCTGGACAGTGAGGTCACAGAGAGGTTTGTTTGCCCCAGACTCCATGAGGGAGGGGCCTTGAAGGCAGAGGGGCCCTAAAAGCCCCCCAAGCCCAGGCAGGGGACATGGTGTGGGAAAGGCAGCAGGGCCGGGGGCCAGGGAACTGTGTACggggggcccaggggcccagagagatgagggcaggagcagggagggggcagtcAGGATGGTGAGGAGAAGCCAGAGACGGAAGCTGCAAAAATTCACTGGGCTGTGCGGACGGGAGGAGGGGCTCAGGGTGAGGGGGTGGCCAggcaagggcagggcagggaactcagggcagccagagctgggggaggggtggccagtGGACCTGGAGAGAGCCGGTTTGAGAGGAGCCCCAAGACGGGAACCCACGGAAGAGGAACAGAGGAGGGAGGACGAAGCGAGACCCCCGTAGAACCACGCATCCCCCTTCTCTGGGCAGGTGAAGCGGACCTGCCCTTCCTGTGGCCCGGAGCCTGGGGGTGAAGAGAagcagggcagagggagccctgTCTCTGTTCAGTTGTTCCCCCCAGAGCTGGTGAGtcctcggggcggggggggggggcgccgccGAGGGTGAAGCGCTGGGGCCAGACCGCCCAGGGGCTGCCGATGACGCCTGCCTCCTCCCCGTCCCCAGGTGGAGCACATCATCTCCTTCCTCCCTGTCAGAGACGTGATCGCCCTAGGCCGGACCTGCCACTACTTCCACCAAGTGTGCGATGCCGAGGGCGTGTGGAGACGCATCTGTCACAAGCTCAGTCCCCGCCTCCGAGAGCAGGGATCCGGGGTCCGGCCCTGGAAGAGAGCTGCCATTCTTAACTGTACATCTCCCCCAGAGCCTCTTCTCCTTGCCTTTGTCCATACAGTGGGGTCCCTCCTGCTCTCTACGGCTGCGTCCCAGCCaaccttccttctctccctttcctctggaAGGAACCTGTCAGATTCAAACAGACTCCCTTGACTACTTCCTCCAAGACCCTAGAGCCCCCCCCTGCCGACAGACTCCCCCACCGCCCCTCAGTAGCATCCCTGCCAGGTCTCACTCCAGGTCTTGCCTTAGAGGCatccccagctccccacccctgaGCTTTCTCCCTCCTCTAAACTGGGGTTCTCGGCCTTGTCACCACCAGCATTTTGGACAAATCCCTCCTTTGCTGTCCTGTGCATTTGAGCGTGTTTAGCAGAACGTTGGCCCCTACCCACTGGATGCCAGCAACACCTCCCCTAGTTGTGACAAGCCACATCCCCTGAGGGACAAGATCACCCCCAGCTGGGGAACCAGGCTGCACCTGTGCCCCTCCAAGGGCGCCCCGGTCCCACGGCTTCCTTTCACACAGATCAGGAGATTGGTCCAGAAAGCAGATCCAGAGCTGGGGGGGCGGGAGGTTACTGGTGCTTCTCAGccattccctttctctcctctttctgcctctcttctgcgTTTTTATTCCCATGTTCCCCTTGACGCCTCTGATGCAAGGTTGGCGATGCCAAGAAGCGCTCAGTGAGAAGCAGCATCTGCCCTGGGCTGTGGTGGGGCAGAGAACGAAGGTTCAGACGTGGGGTAGAACCTCAGCTGTCCACATCTCCCTTGGAAGGGGCTACACCCCagtcctggggaggaggaggagctaaACACCAGGGTGTCTTGAGAAATCCAGTTTGCCCAAACCGTGACTCATTCCCCTGTGTCCCCCTCTGCCCCATGAACCTTccatctccttcccttctccagaCACCAAGGGGCTGTATTTCCAGGCCTTTGGAGGCCGCCGCCGGTGTGTCAGCAAGAGCGTGGCCCCCCTGCTAGCCCATGGCTACCGCCGCTTCCTGCCCACCAAGGACCACGTCTTCATTCTGGACTACGTGGGGACACTCTTCTTCCTCAAAAACGCCCTGGTCTCCTCCACCCTTGGCCAAATCCAGTGGAAGCGGGCCTGCCGCTATGTTGTGTTGTGTCGTGGAGCCAAGGATGTGAGTAGAACACTGGCAGCCGAGAgccaccctccaccccccaagGAACCAGGCCCTGCCAGTCCCTACGTGTCCCCGTCAGGAACCAGAAAACCTCATTTCCCCACCCAGCACCCAAGTGTCTCATGTCCCACCTACAGCCCCACCTCACCCCTGATCCCAGACACCCTCATCCTCCCTCACAGTTCGCCTCAGACCCAAGATGTGACACGGTTTACCGGAAGTACCTCTACGTCCTGGCCACTCGAGAGCAATCAGGAGTGGTTGGTGCAACCGGCAACCGGGCCTGTGACTGTGTTGAGGTCTATCTGCAGTCCAGCGGGCAGCGAGTCTTCAAGATGACCTTCCACCACTCCATGAGCTTCAAACAGATCGTGCTGGTTGGGCAGGAGACCCACCGGGCGCTGCTGCTCCTCACAGGTGCGACCTAGAGCTGTGGTTTGCCCAGGGTCTCCTGCAGTTTCTCCAGGACCTGCCGTGGGGTGGTGGAGCAGGGGGGGGAGGGGATGGACACTTCTCAGGACTCCAAAGGCTACTTCTTCCTCCTGTCAATCCGGATAGCTCTGTTTGTCTTCTAGGCCAGGACTCTGCATAATATGCCAGCATGAGCAAAGGGTCCTGCTCCCAACAAGGAGTTTGTAAAACACTGCTCTGATGAGTGCCTGGATTTTTGAATTCTAACCCCTCCAAGCATCCATGACAGGCACCTCACTCAGTACTCAGCACTGCCCCCCGACTTTCCCAGTGTCCTCTGTACTTGACCACATCCTCAAATTCTGGATGTCTGAATGCCAGGCAGGGCCCCAGATCCTCAGACTTCATGCTTCCCAACACTCAAATGGCTTCTTCCAAAGCTGACAACTGGCCACCAGGTTTTTGTTGAAGTACCTTCTCTGGTTCATTTCAGGGGCTGAGCTCTGGGAGACTTGAAGTCATTCTTCCTTTATATCATTTCCACTTTTTTCCCCCCAGTCCCACCCTAGGGCAGAaatgtttgattcctggcttagGGAGTCTTTTGGACAATAACATGGACGTTGgagaggcccctcccccacataATTGtctgcctcccccaacccccagagGAAGGCAAGATCTACTCTTTGGTAGTAAATGAGACGCAGCTAGATCAGCCCCGCTCCTACACCGTCCAGCTGACCCTGCGGAAGGTGTCCCGCTGCCTGCCTCACCTGCGTGTGACCTGCATGGCCTCCAACCAGAGCAGTACCCTCTACATCACAGGTAAGAACCACCTCCCTCATCGTAGGACCCCATCCTGAGCAGCCCCCCATCTGCTGGCAGCCCTGACCCCAGAGCTTGATGCTGAACCCCTGGGGGCATCTCAGTGAGACGCTGTGGTCGGGTACCTGGGCGGCATAGCTCGCGCATTTCTCCTGGGTGTGAGCCTCCCTAGATCTTGCTGCTTTCTTCCCAGGTGGGGACTTAGCCCTAGGAAACGGGTGCCCAAAGCCGCTGAGCTGAGGGCGCCCGACCCCCCAGACCAGGGTGGAGTGTATTTTGAGGTGCATACCCCAGGGGTGTATCGTGATCTCTTTGGGACCCTTCAAGCCTTTGACCCCCTGGACCAGCAGATGCCACTTGCTCTCTCACTGCCTGCCAAGGTAGGATCCTAGAGGGATGGGGCACACcagaggcggggcggggagcTTCAGATCAGGTGCCGGGGGACCGGGTGGGACGGGGCACAGGGCACGGTAGAGTTCCGCGGGGGACGCAAGTCAGCAGTCGGGAGGTCCTGGAGCTCCCATTGCTCTGCAGGGAGCTGAGTGcccacctcccctctctgtcttccctcttagATCCTATTCTGTGCTCTTGGCTATAATCATCTTGGCCTGGTGGATGAATTTGGCCGAATCTTTATGCAGGGAAATAACCGATACGGGCAGCTGGGAACAGGGGACAAAATGGACCGAGGGGAACCCACGCAGGTGAGGTCATTTGCGGGCAGCTTCATCCCCACCCCTTCCTCAGATTCCCTAATCCCTGGGCCTGTCCACTCTCTGGGTTCCTTAGAACCCACTTCCACTTCCCAGGACAGCTAGGCAGTCAGCCTGTGGTTCCTGTGACACTGGGGTCCTCTCTCCCCAAGGGTTGGCACTGTGAGGTCTGTGCTGTGAGTGCAGTTGGAATCCCTACAGTGGCCACAGTAGCAAGAAGAGAGGAGATGTGAGAGGGTCTGCTGGGTTAGAGAGGACCCAGGCAGGGACTGGGAAAGGCACCCCAGGCAGTAGGGAATGGGACAGGGTGAAGCCTGCACACCCCTGGTCAGTGGGAGGTCTGGGCTGGCTAGAGCAGAGAAGGGGTGCAGGGATGCAGGGAGTGTGAGGTGGTGGAGATGGGCACCGGGCTGGGGAGGTGCAGAGTTGGGGAAAAGTCCTTGCAGACTCTGAGCAGGAGGAGAAGGCCCCCCAGGTCAGCTGCCGTAGTGCCCAGGGAAGATCGTGAATGGGAAGGAACAGATCCAGGAGGTgtcgggaaaaaaaaatcaaaaaaaaaaaacaaacaaacaaacaaaaaaaaaccaaaaacaaaaggcCCTTGAAACTGATGCGATGTGAGGAGACAGAGGGGACTGGGAGAAAGGTGGAGACACCAGCAGGCGTCTGCAGGCAGGGGAGTGAAGAAAGCAAGTGTCTGAGACGGGGCAGCTGCCCCAGGTGCCACATCCTAGCAGGCAGGAGAGCGGAAAGTGTCAAACAGGCTGGGGAAGGCGGACGGCCAATGGTGACCGTGTGACACTGTCAGGATGCATTTCCTGATACGGAAAGATGGTCCTATCACATGTTTTGGTGTGTGGGGGGGACGTATCAAAGGGTTTACatagccaggccggcgccgcagctcactaggctaatcctccacctagcagcgccagcacaccgggttctaatcctggtcggggcgccagattctgtcccggttgcccctcttccaggccagctctctgctgtggcccgggagtgcagtggaggatggcccaagtgcttgggccctgcaccccatgggagaccaggagaagcacctggctcctgccttgatcagcgcagtgcgtcagccatggcggccattggagggtgaaccaacagcaaaaggaagacctttctgtctctctctctcactatccactctgcctgtcaaaaaaaaaaaaaagaaagaaaatacacaacTCATGTGTTTGTTTAGGCAACAGCGAAGGCTCTTGAACAAGATATTAGTAACAGGTGGTGGGGTTTCCCtgggttttttaaattaattttttgcttgccaatatttgatttttctagAGTAGCCACAAATTACTTGTCTGCGCCTTCAGAATTAAAGTGGTGACAGTCTCAAGAGGAGTGAGTGTGTAGGAGGGGCCCTGAGATTTGGCAGCCGGGAGGTCAAGCGTCCCTGGGGAGAGCGTGTGAGGGGCGTGGCAGGGAAAGAAGCCAGGCCCAAGGAGGCTCAGGgaggcctggctgtggcagggACAAGAATGTGGTCAAACCCATTTGGTCAGGGCACCAGTTCTGCTGCTTCAAAGGCAGAGGTAGGAAGCAGCCGGAATCCCATGGAAGTACTTCTTCAAAACAGGGGCCCTTGGGAAGAGTACGAGGTGACAAGTGGAAAATgctagagagaggagggagggagagaggcagggagattcAGGATGGTGGGGGGCGGCCGCTAAACTGAAACGGCACTGGCCTGAGAGGGGAGGAGCAGACAGCAGGCCCTGGCCTCTGCAAggagctgcttttccagggagcgAAGAAGAGGAACGAGTGCTAGACCTCACGGAGTCAGACTCCTGGGGGCTGCCGGGACGCGGAGGCGGGACAGATGCTGCCAGTCTGCAGGGGCAGAGCAGACCTCAGGGAGGCAGGGTTTCTGCCTCCCGTTTCCTTCCCCTCCAGTTTACACCCTGCCCTGAGCCTCCTAGTCCCCCTGCTCTGACCCGGCCCCCCAACCCCAGCGTTCCCCTCTCAGGGACCCTGGTCCTGTGTCCCCTCAGGTACATTATCTACAATGCCCGATTGCCATGTGGTGTGGCCTCAACCACTCCCTGGTGCTGAGCCAGAGCTCCGACTTCAGCAAGGAACTGCTGGGCTGCGGCTGTGGGGCTGGAGGCCGCCTCCCCGGCTGGCCTAAGGGAAGCGCCTCCTTCGTCAGGCTCCACGTCAAggtcagggcaggggcaggccggGAAGGCAAGAGTGGTGGAGCCAGGTTGCCCCCAGGACTGTGGCTGGGACCCCTGCAGTAACCCAGGGGCCCCATTTCCCCGGCACCACCCCACCTCCCTTCCCTACAGGCGTACTGTGCTCTCCCTTAGCCGACCCCACTGGCCTCGTCTGACCTTGCACAACCTGGCACTTAGCCAGCTACAGCTCACTTgctggctcagggcagggcctgggagggaagaACACAGGAGCAGGGTTAGCCCCAGCTTCTTGGCCCCTCTCAGCCTCGCCCTTCCGTCCCCCAGGTCCCCCTGTGTGCCTGCTCCCTCTGCTCCACCAGAGAGTGCCTCTACATGCTGTCCAGCCATGACATCGAGCACCATACCGCCTATCGGGACCTGCCAGCCAGCAGGACCCCAGAGCCCACGGGGGCCTGTGCATCGCAGGACCCCGGGGGGGCTGCCCGGGCCTGCAAGGAGTACCTCATCCAGATCCACAGCTGCCCCACGCTGCAGGAGCGCATGGAGAAGATGAGGGAGATCGTGGGCTGGATGCCCTTGATGGCCGCACAGAAGGATTTCTTCTGGGAGGCCTTGGACATGCTGCAGAGGGCAGCTGGCGGGGTCAGCCCAGGCTCCCCGACCCGTGAGAGCTGactccccactcccagcctcacCCCTAGACGGGGCCACAGGCTAGGGGGAGACTGGCTGGTGGTAATGAATGCTGCGTGTGGGGAGGGGTCTCAGGGTGGGGACTGCTGACCACGCCAGGGTAGGGCAAGGACCTCTTTTATAAAATGTTCCGGGGGCTGCCCAGGAGGGGCCCCCAACCCGACTATCATGGACGAGAGATTTAATGGACAAATAGAATAAAACGACTGAAATGAGGCCCAGTTTGGAGCCCTGGGGCCTAGGGGTCATCACGGATAGAGGGAGGGGGCCGATGCCTGTCTCAGCAGGTGAGGGAGGGCAGGACCGGcgccagctctcagctgctgcagagCCGCCGGCACCTGGCACTTCCCGCTCTGCAGACCCCAGCCAGCCCAAGGGACTTGGAAGTCCTAACCCCACCTTCTGGGGCCACTCGGTGAACACACACTATCTGGGCCAATGGCTCCTGTTTCCTGGACgtgtccccacccccaggagacCACATCTTCACTCCCAGGGAGccagccccctcccttccccctgtTCCACTCCCTTCCACAGCACCTCATGCCTCCCGACCCcactcctgactttcaaatacttaGAAACAGGAGTGAGCAGAATTCGTCCTCCctggccaggtctcccactggccCAGGCTTGGAGAGACACAGTAGAAGTGGAAAACAGgccgggggggaggggtggccaggAAGGAGGTGAATGGTTCGGGGTGGGAGTCCTGTGAGGGACTTTACTCTGGGTGCTGCGGAAGCAGGGGCGGGAGTGTCAGGGCGGGCTGGACAACCCCGGGGAAGGCCCAGAGGCCATGCCCCTGGGCGGCCCGGGCCCCAGGCGGAGTGCCATTCCAGAGGACCTCACAGAGGTCCTGGAGGATGCTCCCTGTGGCCTTCACCGTGCCACCCCCTACTTAGGCCAATATTTATGTGTCCCAGACCTAGAGAGGCCCCTGGACTCGCCACTGTCCcgctctgtctccctgtcccgCCTTCCTGCCGCCCGCCCCGCTGGCCAGTCCCCACGCCCACACACCCGCCTGGGGCTGCCTCATCTGGCACTGATtatcctgctgctgctgccgctgccgctgccgccgcctccgCCAAACTCAGCTGCTGCTCCGTCGAGGACCCCAGCGCTGCTCCCCCCCAACATGTTTCCTGCTGCCACAGCCTCCCTCCTGGGGCCCCTCCTCACGGCCTGGGCCCTGCTTCCTCTCGCCCAGGGCCAGACCCCCAACTACACCAGGTAGGTCTCAGCATCTTGCAGATAGCTCCAGGGAGCTTCGAGACTGCTTCACGGGGGTTATGTCTGGATCCTGAGGTCCTTTTGCTAACACCACCCCGAGACTtcgcaccccacccccaacatctCCCCCCCTGTTGAAGACCACACTctgctgctcccctccctccactcccgATCCTCTGCCCTCCTAAATCTCCCCCTCTACCCAGAGCCTTGGCCCCCCATGGAGTTTAAGGGAGCCAAGATCCTGAACTTGCTTGGGAGCTGGACATCTGGCTTCCAGGAAGAAGCTAGAGGgagatggtggggggaggggacagcaagGGGGAGGCCTGGGAGTCAGATACCCCAGTGGTCTGCTGGAACAGGTCCAGGTCAAAGGTAGGGAGCTCGGGAGCCTGGGCTCGGTctcggccccctccccccccccaacatcgCCTCGTGGCTGCGTCCACATCTGGAAGTGGTTAGGCAGCTCCTGTCCCTGACTGCCAGGCAGGacgagggggggggggagtggggaagAGGGGCTGAGGATTCCCGGAATTCCTGTTGGGGTGGGGATTCTGGGGGGCTGGAGGGAAGCCTGAGTTGTGGGTCCTGCTTTTTCTCTACCCTCTGCCGGCGTCTTCCCCAGCCCACCCCTTCCTGGTGGCTGAGCCACCCCAAGTCCCCTCGGCCTTTCTTTCCCGCGACCCCAGCCTCCCGTCCTTACCTATCCccatctctctgctgctgcctgcacccCTGACAGCCCCTCTTCTGTTCCCCAGACCTGTGTTCCTGTGCGGAGGGGATGTGACTGGGGATTCGGGTTACGTGGCAAGTGAGGGTTTCCCCAACCTCTACCCCCCCAATAAAGAGTGCATCTGGACAATCACGGTGAGAGACCCCTCTGGTCACTGCCCTGATCAAAATCTCCCAGGGAAAAGGCCTGACCACCACGGGGACTCCCCCACAGCGGGGCCAGCCCAAGCCCCCTCCACTCCCGCCCCCACTGTCCATCCCACTTTAACTCTTAACtcacagctccactcctgattctccACTCCCAACTTCTTTCCGAGACCCCAGTCTTGTCTCTGGCACAGCCCCCTCTGCTCAGCTAGACGTGGGCCCTTTCCCCTCAAGCCGGTGGTGTAGGAACCGCCGGGGAGAGGGATCTGTGTGTGGCCTGACTTTGGGGGGTCCCCGCCCCTGTCCCCCGTCTCAGGTCCCCGAGGGCCAGACTGTGTCCCTCTCCTTCCGAGTCTTTGACCTGGAGCTGCACCCCTCCTGCCGCTACGATGCTCTGGAGGTTTTTGCGGGGTCTGGAACCTCGGGCCAGCGGCTCGGGCGCTTCTGCGGGACCTTCCGGCCGGCGCCTCTAGTCGCCCCCGGCAACCAGGTGACCCTAAGGATGACAGCGGACGAAGGCACGGGAGGACGAGGATTCCTGCTCTGGTACAGCGGGCGGGCCACCTCGGGCACTGGTGAGCCCTCCCGCACCTCCGCCTGcccctcctggccccgcccccggcgcaggccccgcccccagccctaaCCCACCCCGCGCCCGAGAGCCTAGGGCCCCCTGACCTCCCTGGCCCTTCCTCCTCACTAACTGCCCCTTCAGTCCCTCCTCCCGgtcttctctcccccctcccgctcCCACCCACCCCGTCTTCCAGGCCCCCCCCCAGGCGCGAGGCGGAAATGGGTCACCGACCCGCGGGTGGAATGGGCGGCCTGGGGTTACTGGGATGGTGAGTAATTGCCCGGCCTCGTCCGCAATCGGGCTCCCTCCGATGGGCGCGAGGGGGCACCCCAGGGCTGGGGGACCAAGTTCCCCCGACCCGGAGCCCCCTACGTCCAGCCCTGGGCTCCCGATTGCGGTCCCATCACCCCCTCCTGGCGGCAGAAGTCTTCCTTGAAGTCTTTCAGGCGGGGA harbors:
- the FBXO24 gene encoding F-box only protein 24 isoform X2, which gives rise to MGEKAVPSLRRRRVKRTCPSCGPEPGGEEKQGRGSPVSVQLFPPELVEHIISFLPVRDVIALGRTCHYFHQVCDAEGVWRRICHKLSPRLREQGSGVRPWKRAAILNYTKGLYFQAFGGRRRCVSKSVAPLLAHGYRRFLPTKDHVFILDYVGTLFFLKNALVSSTLGQIQWKRACRYVVLCRGAKDFASDPRCDTVYRKYLYVLATREQSGVVGATGNRACDCVEVYLQSSGQRVFKMTFHHSMSFKQIVLVGQETHRALLLLTEEGKIYSLVVNETQLDQPRSYTVQLTLRKVSRCLPHLRVTCMASNQSSTLYITDQGGVYFEVHTPGVYRDLFGTLQAFDPLDQQMPLALSLPAKILFCALGYNHLGLVDEFGRIFMQGNNRYGQLGTGDKMDRGEPTQVHYLQCPIAMWCGLNHSLVLSQSSDFSKELLGCGCGAGGRLPGWPKGSASFVRLHVKVPLCACSLCSTRECLYMLSSHDIEHHTAYRDLPASRTPEPTGACASQDPGGAARACKEYLIQIHSCPTLQERMEKMREIVGWMPLMAAQKDFFWEALDMLQRAAGGVSPGSPTRES
- the FBXO24 gene encoding F-box only protein 24 isoform X1, giving the protein MVRRSQRRKLQKFTGLCGREEGLRVKRTCPSCGPEPGGEEKQGRGSPVSVQLFPPELVEHIISFLPVRDVIALGRTCHYFHQVCDAEGVWRRICHKLSPRLREQGSGVRPWKRAAILNYTKGLYFQAFGGRRRCVSKSVAPLLAHGYRRFLPTKDHVFILDYVGTLFFLKNALVSSTLGQIQWKRACRYVVLCRGAKDFASDPRCDTVYRKYLYVLATREQSGVVGATGNRACDCVEVYLQSSGQRVFKMTFHHSMSFKQIVLVGQETHRALLLLTEEGKIYSLVVNETQLDQPRSYTVQLTLRKVSRCLPHLRVTCMASNQSSTLYITDQGGVYFEVHTPGVYRDLFGTLQAFDPLDQQMPLALSLPAKILFCALGYNHLGLVDEFGRIFMQGNNRYGQLGTGDKMDRGEPTQVHYLQCPIAMWCGLNHSLVLSQSSDFSKELLGCGCGAGGRLPGWPKGSASFVRLHVKVPLCACSLCSTRECLYMLSSHDIEHHTAYRDLPASRTPEPTGACASQDPGGAARACKEYLIQIHSCPTLQERMEKMREIVGWMPLMAAQKDFFWEALDMLQRAAGGVSPGSPTRES
- the FBXO24 gene encoding F-box only protein 24 isoform X3, producing MVKRTCPSCGPEPGGEEKQGRGSPVSVQLFPPELVEHIISFLPVRDVIALGRTCHYFHQVCDAEGVWRRICHKLSPRLREQGSGVRPWKRAAILNYTKGLYFQAFGGRRRCVSKSVAPLLAHGYRRFLPTKDHVFILDYVGTLFFLKNALVSSTLGQIQWKRACRYVVLCRGAKDFASDPRCDTVYRKYLYVLATREQSGVVGATGNRACDCVEVYLQSSGQRVFKMTFHHSMSFKQIVLVGQETHRALLLLTEEGKIYSLVVNETQLDQPRSYTVQLTLRKVSRCLPHLRVTCMASNQSSTLYITDQGGVYFEVHTPGVYRDLFGTLQAFDPLDQQMPLALSLPAKILFCALGYNHLGLVDEFGRIFMQGNNRYGQLGTGDKMDRGEPTQVHYLQCPIAMWCGLNHSLVLSQSSDFSKELLGCGCGAGGRLPGWPKGSASFVRLHVKVPLCACSLCSTRECLYMLSSHDIEHHTAYRDLPASRTPEPTGACASQDPGGAARACKEYLIQIHSCPTLQERMEKMREIVGWMPLMAAQKDFFWEALDMLQRAAGGVSPGSPTRES
- the FBXO24 gene encoding F-box only protein 24 isoform X4 — encoded protein: MVRRSQRRKLQKFTGLCGREEGLRVKRTCPSCGPEPGGEEKQGRGSPVSVQLFPPELVEHIISFLPVRDVIALGRTCHYFHQVCDAEGVWRRICHKLSPRLREQGSGVRPWKRAAILNYTKGLYFQAFGGRRRCVSKSVAPLLAHGYRRFLPTKDHVFILDYVGTLFFLKNALVSSTLGQIQWKRACRYVVLCRGAKDFASDPRCDTVYRKYLYVLATREQSGVVGATGNRACDCVEVYLQSSGQRVFKMTFHHSMSFKQIVLVGQETHRALLLLTEEGKIYSLVVNETQLDQPRSYTVQLTLRKVSRCLPHLRVTCMASNQSSTLYITAFDPLDQQMPLALSLPAKILFCALGYNHLGLVDEFGRIFMQGNNRYGQLGTGDKMDRGEPTQVHYLQCPIAMWCGLNHSLVLSQSSDFSKELLGCGCGAGGRLPGWPKGSASFVRLHVKVPLCACSLCSTRECLYMLSSHDIEHHTAYRDLPASRTPEPTGACASQDPGGAARACKEYLIQIHSCPTLQERMEKMREIVGWMPLMAAQKDFFWEALDMLQRAAGGVSPGSPTRES